One window of Hylemonella gracilis genomic DNA carries:
- a CDS encoding tyrosine-type recombinase/integrase, with protein sequence MRPLKNAPVDLTAAQELTVGLIERLTCPEGKSQAFLRDRKAPALRVRVTPSGAKSYVFEAKLGRQTVRRTIGDVRSWTIEGARAEANRLRVQIDQGADPREQERKQEAERRAKAALEAVQVVTMGEAWNAYIESRRSRWGEHHYNDHIRKAKAGGETAIRGTRGRGTTVAGPIYPLLALKMRDLTPSTLSAWAEKETAKAPTSARLSWRLVRGFLSWAAEHPQYGLVLPAQNPAKAKVVREVLGKSKTRSDALQREQLAPWFAAVRQIANPMASAYLQVLLLTGARPGEVLALRWDDIDPKWKGLNIRDKVEGERIIPLTPYVDYLLHALPHVNEWVFASPSHEEKNADKAMSTPHKLHEKACTVAGITGLTLHGLRRSFKSLSEWQEIPAGVVAQIMGHKPSATAEKHYTVRPLDLLRLHHEKIEAWILTQAHIDFDPHASVSRTLRAVK encoded by the coding sequence ATGCGTCCTTTAAAGAATGCCCCCGTCGATCTGACCGCCGCCCAAGAGCTCACCGTTGGGCTCATCGAGCGCCTGACCTGCCCCGAAGGCAAGTCGCAAGCCTTCCTGAGGGACCGCAAGGCGCCCGCCCTGCGCGTGCGCGTCACCCCCTCCGGCGCCAAGTCCTATGTCTTCGAGGCCAAGCTGGGCCGTCAGACAGTGCGCCGCACCATTGGCGATGTGCGTTCATGGACCATCGAAGGCGCCCGCGCCGAAGCCAACCGCCTGCGCGTGCAAATCGACCAAGGTGCCGACCCGCGTGAACAGGAGCGCAAGCAGGAAGCCGAGCGGCGGGCAAAGGCCGCGCTCGAAGCCGTGCAAGTCGTCACCATGGGCGAAGCTTGGAACGCCTATATTGAGTCGCGCCGCTCACGCTGGGGCGAGCACCACTACAACGACCATATCCGCAAGGCCAAGGCCGGAGGGGAAACCGCCATAAGGGGCACCCGTGGGCGCGGCACCACCGTGGCGGGGCCGATTTATCCGCTGCTTGCACTCAAGATGCGCGATCTCACGCCCTCCACCTTGAGCGCCTGGGCCGAGAAGGAAACCGCCAAGGCCCCGACCTCGGCCCGCCTGTCGTGGCGGCTCGTGCGCGGTTTTCTGAGTTGGGCCGCTGAACATCCGCAATACGGCCTCGTCTTGCCCGCACAGAACCCGGCCAAGGCCAAAGTCGTGCGCGAAGTGCTGGGCAAGAGCAAGACGCGCAGCGATGCCCTACAGCGCGAACAGTTGGCGCCCTGGTTTGCCGCCGTGCGCCAGATCGCCAACCCCATGGCGTCGGCCTATCTGCAAGTGCTCTTGCTGACCGGCGCCCGCCCCGGTGAAGTGCTGGCCCTGCGCTGGGACGACATCGACCCTAAATGGAAGGGGCTCAACATCCGCGACAAGGTAGAGGGCGAACGCATCATCCCTCTCACGCCCTACGTGGATTACCTTCTGCACGCCCTGCCCCACGTCAATGAATGGGTGTTTGCAAGTCCCTCCCATGAGGAAAAGAACGCCGACAAGGCCATGAGCACGCCGCACAAGCTGCACGAGAAAGCCTGCACGGTGGCGGGCATCACAGGACTGACCCTGCACGGCCTGCGCCGCTCGTTTAAATCCCTGTCTGAATGGCAAGAGATCCCGGCAGGCGTCGTGGCGCAGATCATGGGCCACAAGCCCAGCGCGACCGCTGAAAAGCACTACACCGTGCGCCCCCTGGATCTGCTGCGCCTGCATCACGAAAAGATCGAAGCCTGGATCCTGACGCAAGCCCATATCGACTTCGACCCGCATGCCTCCGTGAGCCGCACCCTGCGGGCCGTGAAATAG
- a CDS encoding DNA-binding protein → MFNTPRGANMANPTRFVTPLERETRAALPTPEAAFHLNRAQQTLRLWAMRENGPIRPIRVHGRLAWPVSELRRILNVPTAA, encoded by the coding sequence ATGTTCAACACGCCTAGAGGCGCAAACATGGCAAACCCAACCCGCTTCGTTACCCCGCTTGAGCGAGAAACCCGCGCGGCGCTCCCCACCCCGGAGGCCGCTTTCCACCTTAACCGCGCCCAGCAGACCTTGCGCCTCTGGGCCATGCGGGAGAATGGGCCGATTCGCCCCATCCGGGTTCATGGCCGCTTGGCTTGGCCGGTCTCTGAACTGCGCCGCATCCTGAACGTCCCGACAGCGGCATGA
- a CDS encoding replication endonuclease, with product MYRLSDHDWARLRVSTLPIRWATRLLTQWENRRTRPGDGDWHELEAGRAANLELLRLTNRLKPVRIHLDASDSEICARADDMAAHCAQLAQVYHQAEPLRAAMTRHCLRQGIEAPDEDKTDHGAMARMTDPLWWRLQLRQQQGRAVEGAAITLGYVNKRRDIYVSNETLQRRQQQNKRNAETLEATKARNELGQEFTLAELAAGSTSNKRIKRAELMTRIGGFERVATSLSHAGIFLTITCPSRMHRHRTLGGRVEENSRYDGTDPSQAQAYLGTVWARIRASLKRQGISLYGFRIAEPQHDGTPHWHFLLFCETDQIEPVESTVRRYALADSPDEPGAHRHRVDCKRIDPDKGTAAGYIAKYVAKNIDGHGLSQDYAGGEYLEAEGKDTAQRVEAWATTWGIRQFQQIGGPPVTVWRELRRVDHIPEGAPEHLRQAHRAVNKTTVFEGRDTASVSWAHYCEAQGGVTIGRKYRIRISTEDRGAVGRYGEGLGAQPIGIETDAIEHYTPPHMAHMTPLPRIPRRVHWFVASVRHAWEIISRSDAERQMKKRAIGAPWTCVNNCTSETKSEGERPASKRTSAPDKLFKTCTHPARV from the coding sequence GTGTACCGCCTCTCCGATCATGATTGGGCCCGGCTTCGCGTCAGTACCCTCCCGATACGCTGGGCAACCCGTCTGCTCACCCAATGGGAAAACCGGCGCACCCGTCCCGGCGATGGAGACTGGCATGAACTGGAAGCCGGCAGAGCCGCGAACCTGGAATTGCTGCGCCTCACCAATCGCCTCAAGCCGGTTCGAATTCACCTCGACGCATCAGACTCCGAGATTTGTGCGCGTGCGGATGACATGGCCGCGCATTGCGCGCAACTGGCTCAGGTTTACCACCAAGCAGAGCCACTGCGCGCGGCGATGACGCGGCATTGCCTGCGTCAAGGCATCGAAGCACCCGACGAGGACAAGACAGACCACGGCGCCATGGCACGCATGACGGATCCGCTCTGGTGGCGCCTTCAGCTACGCCAACAGCAAGGGCGCGCCGTGGAAGGCGCGGCAATCACCCTGGGCTACGTGAACAAGCGACGTGATATCTACGTCAGCAATGAGACCTTGCAACGACGTCAGCAACAAAACAAACGGAATGCTGAAACCTTGGAAGCGACCAAGGCCCGCAACGAACTCGGGCAGGAATTCACGCTCGCGGAACTGGCCGCAGGCAGCACCTCGAACAAAAGAATCAAGCGGGCCGAACTCATGACGCGCATAGGCGGCTTTGAGCGTGTCGCCACGTCGCTCAGTCATGCGGGCATTTTTTTGACGATCACCTGCCCAAGTCGCATGCACCGGCACCGCACCCTAGGCGGTCGTGTGGAAGAAAACTCGCGCTACGACGGAACGGACCCTAGCCAGGCGCAGGCGTACCTGGGCACCGTCTGGGCCAGGATACGCGCCTCACTCAAGCGCCAGGGGATCTCCTTGTATGGGTTTCGCATTGCAGAGCCCCAGCACGACGGCACGCCCCACTGGCATTTCCTGCTTTTCTGCGAAACAGACCAGATTGAACCCGTGGAATCCACGGTACGCCGCTACGCCTTGGCGGATTCACCCGACGAACCGGGCGCGCACCGGCACCGCGTGGACTGCAAACGCATAGACCCGGACAAAGGCACAGCCGCAGGATATATCGCCAAGTACGTCGCCAAGAACATAGACGGCCATGGACTCAGCCAGGACTACGCGGGAGGTGAATACCTGGAAGCGGAGGGCAAGGACACGGCGCAGCGGGTAGAAGCCTGGGCGACCACCTGGGGCATACGGCAGTTTCAGCAAATTGGCGGGCCACCCGTCACCGTATGGCGTGAGCTACGGCGCGTGGATCACATCCCAGAGGGTGCGCCAGAACATTTGCGCCAAGCACACCGCGCCGTCAACAAGACCACCGTATTCGAAGGCCGCGATACCGCCTCTGTGTCCTGGGCTCACTACTGCGAAGCGCAGGGTGGGGTCACTATCGGGCGGAAATACCGCATACGCATCAGCACCGAGGATCGCGGCGCCGTAGGCCGGTATGGCGAAGGGCTTGGGGCACAGCCCATCGGCATAGAGACAGACGCCATAGAGCACTACACACCACCGCACATGGCACACATGACGCCACTGCCGAGAATTCCACGTCGCGTGCATTGGTTCGTCGCATCAGTCCGCCATGCTTGGGAAATCATTTCCCGTTCAGACGCGGAGCGCCAAATGAAAAAGCGCGCCATCGGCGCGCCTTGGACTTGTGTCAATAACTGTACGAGCGAAACAAAATCGGAGGGAGAAAGACCGGCCTCAAAGCGAACTTCAGCGCCAGATAAACTATTCAAAACTTGTACTCATCCCGCGCGTGTATGA
- a CDS encoding ATP-binding domain-containing protein: MQGSWWKEEKDLIDEQKAVVNLPQDGKYIVLGPPGSGKTNLLLLRLKWLAVAGKKNVLFLTVGRSLSEFIKTGIGPKKIIEPEQVKTYRKWAYEIAADYRPDLLKDIPEHYEDSRKYFSNHLADITQQLPNGFYDAIVIDEVQDLEGPELAVLGRLSPRIMVAGDTRQSIYAGNGVEAAKAAGYAERLLQFHYRIGRAICHVADTIYPPDPGQPTLLKRCQYDEKLPSTAESVKCSDLAEQCLKLTENVRLQLKSFPGETVGVLLPTFKHGVLDAVRSSFDAAEFRDFVEYHGEDGRDFPDGKRVFVVTCHSAKGMEFRAVNIVAAERMYKGPLGRRTLQFTAVTRAKTSLRVYFTGKLPAAMATAFAAEVIPDIGAVF; the protein is encoded by the coding sequence ATGCAGGGGAGCTGGTGGAAAGAGGAGAAAGACCTCATTGACGAACAAAAGGCAGTAGTTAACTTGCCACAAGATGGGAAATACATCGTTCTTGGGCCGCCTGGAAGCGGTAAGACAAACCTACTTTTGTTGCGGCTGAAATGGCTGGCAGTGGCGGGGAAGAAAAATGTTCTCTTTTTAACAGTTGGACGTTCGCTTTCGGAGTTCATTAAGACTGGAATTGGACCAAAGAAGATCATAGAGCCCGAGCAAGTAAAGACCTATCGGAAATGGGCCTATGAAATTGCAGCGGACTATCGGCCAGATTTGTTGAAGGACATTCCAGAGCACTACGAGGACAGTCGGAAGTATTTCTCAAACCATTTGGCTGACATAACGCAGCAATTGCCGAATGGTTTCTATGACGCGATAGTTATCGATGAAGTGCAAGACCTGGAGGGGCCGGAGCTAGCGGTTCTGGGACGTTTGTCGCCTCGCATCATGGTTGCTGGCGATACTCGTCAGTCGATTTATGCAGGGAATGGAGTAGAGGCCGCAAAAGCGGCGGGTTACGCCGAAAGACTACTTCAGTTTCACTACCGAATTGGACGTGCTATTTGCCACGTTGCGGATACGATCTATCCGCCTGATCCGGGGCAGCCTACGCTTCTGAAACGCTGCCAATACGACGAAAAGTTGCCGTCCACGGCAGAATCCGTGAAATGCTCAGATCTGGCTGAGCAGTGTCTCAAACTTACTGAAAACGTTAGATTGCAGCTGAAGTCTTTCCCTGGGGAGACCGTGGGAGTTTTGCTCCCGACTTTCAAGCATGGAGTGCTAGATGCAGTACGTAGCTCGTTCGACGCGGCTGAGTTTAGAGACTTTGTGGAGTATCACGGCGAAGATGGAAGAGATTTCCCGGATGGAAAAAGAGTCTTCGTAGTGACCTGCCATTCGGCCAAGGGCATGGAGTTTCGTGCGGTGAACATTGTTGCCGCAGAACGAATGTACAAAGGACCACTTGGGAGGCGAACTCTGCAATTCACTGCGGTTACTCGAGCCAAGACTTCGTTGCGTGTTTACTTTACGGGGAAGCTACCAGCCGCAATGGCTACGGCATTTGCGGCTGAGGTCATACCCGATATTGGTGCTGTGTTCTAA
- a CDS encoding protein kinase domain-containing protein: protein MAEMTEFQLEELQRQCATYSASRGYKLGGRLGFGGSAAVFCAETSSGDVAIKVYLPEFLSGKGGTAERRRIELQRQLIGHTCSSLVQLRYVSFEQETCFIEMDYFPWKDLARVLIDVPRDAIYPLMGQLIEAVRFLESKTLVHRDIKPANILISPEFDKLVLIDLGVVREATVDEDRADNTDYGDARPFIATAQYSSPEYLFRTLPPSPGLWTALTVYQVGGVLHDLIVRSPMFEEEAKTGNRYAVALAVQQKTPNFDGIKDVPIELRTLALHCLIKDPNKRLKLVDWERFSTPATDIKGVQKRLAALGVVKTKQHAEQQELQKRELERKDVSRSLFESVYRLIRENFSDSPIEDRSTNNDWSRSILRLHFPATDQATDFYIAVHWPPAIDGAGGSAGITVQGALVHKTSEPQFRVGRVVTVMEPDSTNFEVHAQSVFEVVANLLVRAVEILEQGEPTQVELQLGD, encoded by the coding sequence ATGGCGGAGATGACCGAGTTCCAGCTTGAGGAGCTTCAAAGGCAATGCGCGACATACTCAGCTAGTCGGGGCTATAAGCTTGGGGGTCGCCTTGGATTTGGCGGATCCGCTGCAGTCTTTTGCGCGGAAACCAGTTCGGGCGATGTTGCGATTAAGGTGTATCTCCCGGAGTTTCTTTCTGGCAAGGGGGGCACTGCGGAACGTAGGCGCATTGAGCTTCAGCGCCAGCTAATCGGTCATACCTGCTCCAGCCTGGTCCAATTGAGATACGTGTCCTTCGAGCAGGAGACTTGTTTCATAGAAATGGACTACTTTCCTTGGAAAGACTTAGCCAGGGTGCTGATAGATGTACCTCGCGATGCTATCTATCCATTAATGGGGCAGCTGATTGAGGCAGTAAGGTTCTTGGAATCAAAGACCTTGGTGCATCGTGATATCAAGCCGGCAAATATTCTGATCTCACCAGAATTTGACAAGCTCGTATTGATAGATCTTGGCGTAGTCCGCGAGGCAACGGTTGATGAGGATCGAGCAGACAACACTGATTACGGCGATGCGCGCCCGTTCATTGCTACTGCTCAGTACAGTTCTCCTGAGTATCTATTTCGAACACTGCCGCCATCGCCGGGACTCTGGACCGCACTTACCGTTTACCAAGTAGGCGGAGTCCTCCATGATCTGATTGTCAGGTCGCCAATGTTCGAGGAAGAAGCAAAGACGGGAAATCGCTATGCAGTTGCACTAGCGGTACAGCAAAAGACTCCAAATTTCGATGGGATCAAAGATGTGCCGATCGAGCTTCGGACCCTTGCTCTCCACTGCCTCATCAAAGATCCAAATAAGAGACTAAAGCTAGTTGATTGGGAAAGATTCTCGACGCCTGCGACTGATATTAAGGGCGTTCAAAAAAGACTGGCAGCGCTTGGCGTGGTGAAAACTAAGCAACATGCCGAGCAGCAAGAGTTACAAAAGCGAGAATTGGAACGGAAGGACGTTTCCCGCTCACTGTTTGAATCCGTTTATAGGCTCATTAGAGAAAATTTTTCTGATTCCCCGATAGAGGATAGATCGACGAACAACGATTGGTCGCGTTCAATTCTGCGGCTTCATTTCCCTGCAACCGATCAAGCGACTGATTTCTATATCGCAGTGCACTGGCCGCCTGCTATTGACGGCGCTGGAGGGTCGGCAGGCATTACGGTGCAAGGTGCATTGGTGCATAAAACCTCCGAACCTCAATTCCGTGTCGGAAGGGTCGTCACGGTGATGGAACCTGATAGCACGAACTTCGAAGTTCATGCTCAGTCGGTATTCGAAGTAGTAGCAAACTTGTTGGTACGCGCTGTGGAGATACTGGAGCAGGGTGAGCCGACGCAAGTTGAACTCCAACTAGGGGATTGA
- the hrcA gene encoding heat-inducible transcriptional repressor HrcA, protein MLDDRAKLLLKTLVERYIADGQPVGSRTLSRASGLELSPATIRNVMSDLEELGLIASPHTSAGRVPTARGYRLFVDTMLTVQREQVASPQFAPHQLVPDQPQKVISSAANLLSSLSQFVGVVVAPRRSSVFRHIEFLRLGERRILVILVSPEGDVQNRVIFTGADYSASQLNEAANYLNAHYLGLTLEQVKERLQGEVEKLRGEIAALMQAAVTVGTEAMSQPQEEVVIAGERNLLAVSDFSSDMSHLRRAFDLFEQKAQLMRLLDSAGQAEGVRIFIGGESQVVPYEELSVVSAPYEVDGQIVGTLGVIGPTRMAYDRMIQIVDVTSKLLGNALSHGK, encoded by the coding sequence ATGCTGGATGACCGTGCCAAGTTGCTACTGAAGACGCTGGTGGAGCGTTACATCGCCGATGGGCAGCCGGTCGGTTCACGCACTTTGTCGCGCGCCTCGGGGCTGGAGCTGTCGCCGGCGACCATCCGCAACGTCATGTCCGATCTGGAGGAGTTGGGTCTGATCGCCAGCCCGCACACCAGCGCCGGGCGCGTGCCCACGGCCCGGGGCTACCGACTTTTCGTCGACACCATGCTGACGGTGCAGCGCGAGCAGGTGGCCTCGCCCCAATTCGCGCCGCACCAACTCGTGCCCGACCAACCGCAGAAAGTCATCAGCAGCGCGGCGAATCTGCTGTCCTCCCTCTCGCAGTTCGTCGGCGTCGTGGTCGCACCACGCCGCTCGTCGGTCTTTCGCCACATCGAATTCCTGCGTCTGGGCGAGCGACGCATCCTGGTCATCCTCGTCTCGCCCGAGGGCGACGTGCAGAACCGTGTGATCTTCACCGGGGCGGACTATTCCGCCTCCCAGCTCAACGAAGCCGCCAACTACCTCAACGCCCATTACCTGGGCCTGACCCTGGAACAGGTGAAAGAGCGCCTGCAGGGCGAAGTCGAGAAGCTGCGCGGCGAGATCGCCGCGCTGATGCAGGCGGCCGTCACCGTCGGCACCGAGGCCATGAGCCAGCCGCAGGAAGAGGTGGTGATTGCGGGCGAGCGCAATCTGCTGGCGGTCAGTGACTTCTCCAGCGACATGAGCCATCTGCGCCGGGCGTTCGATCTGTTCGAGCAGAAGGCGCAGCTCATGCGCCTGCTTGACAGCGCGGGCCAGGCCGAAGGCGTGCGCATCTTCATCGGCGGCGAAAGCCAGGTTGTGCCTTACGAGGAACTGTCCGTGGTCAGCGCGCCTTACGAGGTGGATGGTCAGATCGTTGGCACCTTGGGGGTTATCGGCCCTACCCGCATGGCCTACGACCGCATGATCCAGATCGTTGACGTCACCTCCAAGCTGCTGGGCAACGCGCTGAGCCACGGCAAATAG